From a single Carassius auratus strain Wakin chromosome 38, ASM336829v1, whole genome shotgun sequence genomic region:
- the LOC113057564 gene encoding trace amine-associated receptor 13c-like → MKVSDLGVTNVDNQTIQYCFPDNNLSCTKSIRPEVEYIAVYIFVSVTSVFTVFLNLLVIISISHFKQLHTPTNVLILSLAVADLIAGLILMPVQGMKLIEPCWYFGEMFCSIFPLILYVVVTASLGNLVIISVDRFIAVNDPLQYPLKVNNNRVVVSIVVNWLFSFVYSFYLLYEYLINPERNHTCIGECVLSVKLENLILDSFVCLVAPCSVIASLYAKICFVANYQAKHLNAVTDKKARSEKKAARTLGIVVGVYLLCWAPYYLVTLSIGHDENDSLIINIMYWILCLNSCMNPLIYAMFYRWFRLSAKYILTLKVFEPSSEYFNLFPEEK, encoded by the coding sequence ATGAAAGTGTCTGATTTGGGAGTGACAAATGTGGACAATCAAACAATCCAATACTGCTTTCCAGACAACAATTTGTCTTGTACCAAAAGTATCAGACCAGAAGTGGAATACATTGCTGtgtacatttttgtttctgtAACATCAGTGTTCACTGTGTTTCTGAACTTGTTGGTGATTATCTCCATTTCACACTTCAAGCAGCTCCACACTCCGACCAATGTGCTGATCCTCTCTCTGGCCGTTGCTGATCTGATCGCAGGACTGATTCTCATGCCAGTGCAAGGAATGAAACTCATTGAGCCATGCTGGTACTTTGGAGAAATGTTTTGTTCAATATTTCCTCTTATTCTCTATGTGGTTGTTACTGCATCTCTTGGTAATTTGGTTATTATATCTGTGGATCGGTTCATTGCTGTGAACGACCCTTTGCAATATCCACTTAAGGTCAATAACAACAGAGTTGTTGTTTCTATTGTTGTAAACTGGttattttcatttgtatattCATTTTATCTATTGTATGAGTATTTAATCAATCCAGAAAGAAACCACACATGTATTGGAGAATGTGTACTTTCTGTTAAATTGGAAAATTTGATATTAGATTCCTTTGTTTGTTTAGTGGCACCTTGTTCAGTAATTGCTTCTTTATATGCGAAAATTTGTTTTGTAGCAAATTACCAAGCCAAGCATTTAAATGCAGTCACAGACAAAAAAGCTAGATCAGAAAAGAAGGCTGCAAGAACCTTAGGGATCGTAGTAGGGGTTTATCTTCTTTGCTGGGCACCATACTATTTAGTTACTCTTTCCATTGGGCATGATGAAAATGATTCTCTTATAATTAACATAATGTATTGGATTTTATGCCTGAATTCCTGCATGAATCCACTTATCTATGCAATGTTTTATCGGTGGTTTAGACTATCagcaaaatacattttgacattgaAAGTATTTGAACCTTCATCAGAGTACTTCAATCTGTTCCCAGAAGAGAAATGA